One window of Inquilinus sp. KBS0705 genomic DNA carries:
- a CDS encoding DinB family protein gives MREQLFVSMALQGWNTQIARAEKFFNALSDEDFNKPIAPGKNRIVYLYGHLTAYHDMLKETLGLGERTYPHLFDTFLKNADNADAEMPSISELIAYWADVHQQLNALFTNLPPADWFKKHNAMTEEDFAKDPSRNRLSVLLSRTNHVAYHYGQLILA, from the coding sequence ATGAGGGAGCAATTATTTGTAAGCATGGCACTGCAAGGCTGGAACACCCAGATAGCCCGCGCCGAAAAGTTTTTTAATGCCCTAAGCGATGAAGACTTTAATAAGCCTATTGCACCGGGTAAAAACAGAATAGTTTATTTATACGGGCACCTAACCGCTTATCACGATATGCTTAAAGAAACCCTAGGACTGGGCGAGCGTACCTACCCGCATTTATTTGATACATTTTTAAAAAATGCCGATAACGCAGATGCCGAAATGCCATCGATAAGTGAATTAATAGCTTACTGGGCCGATGTACACCAACAGCTAAACGCGTTATTTACAAACCTACCCCCTGCCGATTGGTTTAAAAAACACAACGCCATGACGGAGGAAGACTTTGCGAAAGACCCATCGCGCAACAGGTTGAGCGTACTGCTTAGTCGTACCAACCATGTGGCCTACCATTACGGACAATTGATATTGGCCTAA